A single region of the Kwoniella botswanensis chromosome 1, complete sequence genome encodes:
- a CDS encoding carbamoyl-phosphate synthase arginine-specific large chain: MLRSVPLCRSSLAARPLRTIPSLAARRVAPSQTRSYAVAAPAVGSYGQVDGEPTLNSPSELARRISAKVLPKLEKPDVKKVLVVGSGGLSIGQAGEFDYSGSQAIKALRESNISTILINPNIATIQTSHHLANEIYFLPVTADYVAYVLEKERPDGILLTFGGQSALNVGIQLDKMGVLERLGVKVLGTPIRTLEVSEDRDLFVQALNEIDIPAAQSTAVSTIQDALDAAKEIGYPIILRSAFSLGGLGSGFAHDEEELRNLAAKSLSLSPQVLIEKSLKGWKEVEYEVVRDAADNTIICCNMENFDPLGTHTGDSIVVAPSQTLTDDEYHMLRSAAIKIVRHVGVVGECNVQYALDPESRDYRVIEMNARLSRSSALASKATGYPLAYTAAKIALGHTLPELPNAVTKSTTACFEPSLDYIVTKIPKWDLAKFQHVERNVGSAMKSVGEVMAIGRTFEESLQKAIRQVDPNFTGFDAYWKPEDMQTALANNNDRRLFAIAHSMLNLNYTVDQLHDITKIDKWFLYKLENIVVVYKQLQSTPFEKIDKDLILTAKKTGFSDLHISQLTGVKENQVREKRKSYGVTPWVKRIDTLAAEFPAYTNYLYTTYNASTHDVDFNENGTMVLGSGVYRIGSSVEFDWCAVTCSRAIRDLGKKTIMINYNPETVSTDFDEADRLYFEELGFERVMDIYEMEQAEGVVVSVGGQLPQNIALRLKNSGVNVVGTDPEQIDNAEDRHKFSSILDSVGVDQPAWTEATSLESAKAFAAKVGYPVLIRPSYVLSGAAMNVVWDEASLDKNLTAATDVSPLHPVVISQFIDNAQEIDVDAVAHNGELLVHAVSEHVENAGVHSGDATLVLPPFSLPPTDLDRFKEIAQKVAKAFQISGPFNMQIIRKPEENGQPAELKVIECNLRASRSFPFVSKVLGKNFIDVAAAAIMGENVPAPVDLMKEQRDYVAIKVPQFSWTRLPGADPFLGVEMASTGEVASFGKDVHEAYWAALLSVNGFKLPKKNSGILLGGDISRSEMPTIASNLLSLGFKLYTYDPKVESFINEQPNLTIKKIYVPVKDKRKLREVLEENEISTVIDIARSRAASTGEAEYAARRAAVDFGIPLINNAKLAVLLTETLQKKFHQSPLPYVEGTNPPEVKSWREFVGEERAY, encoded by the exons ATGCTTCGATCCGTTCCCCTCTGTAGATCTTCTCTGGCTGCTCGTCCACTCCGGACCATCCCTTCCCTCGCTGCTAGACGAGTAGCACCTTCTCAAACCAGATCTTATGCCGTCGCTGCTCCTGCGGTAGGCTCATACGGTCAGGTAGATGGTGAACCAACCCTCAACTCCCCTTCAGAGTTGGCCAGACGAATATCAGCCAAGGTCTTGCCCAAATTGGAGAAACCAGacgtgaagaaggtgttgGTAGTAGGAAGTGGTGGTTTGAGTATCGGTCAAGCGGGAGAATTCGATTATTCAG GTTcacaagctatcaaagctcttCGAGAATCCAACatctccaccatcctcataAACCCTAACATCGCTACTATCCAAACTTCTCATCACTTGGCCAACGAGATCTACTTCTTACCGGTCACAGCAGATTACGTTGCCTACGTTTTGGAAAAGGAACGACCGGATGGTATCTTGTTGACTTTCGGTGGTCAATCAGCTTTGAATGTCGGTATTCAATTAGACAAAATGGGTGTACTTGAGAGATTGGGTGTTAAAGTTTTAGGTACACCAATCAGGACATTGGAGGTTTCGGAAGATAGAGATTTGTTCGTACAAGCTTTGAATG AAATCGACATTCCCGCTGCCCAATCTACCGCCGTATCAACCATCCAAGATGCCCTCGACGCAGCCAAGGAAATTGGTTACCCCATCATTCTTCGATCTGCTTTCTCCCTTGGTGGTCTCGGTTCAGGTTTCGCTcacgacgaagaggaacTCCGAAATCTTGCCGCTAAATCactctccctctctcctcAGGTGTTGATTGAGAAATCTCTCAAGGGTtggaaggaagttgaatatGAAGTAGTCAGGGATGCTGCCGAT AACACCATCATCTGCTGTAACATGGAGAATTTTGACCCTCTCGGTACACACACCGGTGACTCTATTGTCGTCGCCCCATCTCAGACCCTCACAGATGACGAATACCACATGCTCCGAAGTGCCGCTATCAAGATTGTCAGACATGTCGGTGTGGTCGGTGAATGTAAT GTACAATATGCTCTTGACCCCGAAAGCCGAGATTACCGAGTTATCGAGATGAACGCTCGTCTCAGTCGATCTAG TGCCCTTGCTTCCAAAGCTACTGGGTATCCCCTTGCCTATACCGCCGCCAAGATTGCTTTAGGTCACACTCTCCCTGAACTTCCTAATGCTGTTACCAAATCCACCACTGCGTGTTTCGAACCTTCTCTCGATTACATCGTCACCAAGATCCCTAAATGGGATTTGGCCAAATTCCAACACGTTGAGCGAAACGTCGGATCAGCCATGAAATCCGTCGGTGAAGTCATGGCCATCGGTAGAACCTTTGAGGAATCGCTACAGAAAGCCATTCGACAGGTCGATCCTAACTTTACTGGATTTGATGCTTATTGGAAACCTGAAGATATGCAAACTGCTTTGgccaacaacaacgacaGACGATTATTCGCTATCGCTCACTCAATGTTGAACTTGAACTACACAGTGGATCAATTACATGATATCACCAAGATCGATAAATGGTTCTTGTACAAATTAGAGAACATCGTTGTCGTATATAAACAACTTCAATCTACACCATTTGAAAAGATTGATAAGGATTTGATCCTCACTGCTAAGAAAACTGGATTCTCCGATTTGCACATCTCTCAATTGACTGGTGTAAAGGAAAATCAAGTTagagaaaagaggaaatcaTATGGAGTTACACCATGGGTTAAACGAATTGATACTCTTGCTGCTGAATTCCCAGCATACACCAATTACCTTTATACCACTTACAACGCCTCTACGCATGATGTCGATTTCAACGAAAATGGTACGATGGTTCTCGGTTCGGGTGTATACCGAATTGGATCTTCGGTCGAATTCGATTGGTGTGCTGTCACTTGTTCCAGGGCTATCAGAGATTTGGGTAAAAAGACCATCATGATCAATTACAATCCCGAAACTGTATCGACCGATTTCGACGAGGCGGACAGATTATACTTTGAAGAACTTGGATTTGAGAGAGTTATGGATATCTACGAGATGGAACAGGCTGAAGGTGTTGTTGTCAGTGTAGGAG GTCAATTGCCCCAGAACATCGCTCTTCGACTCAAGAACTCCGGTGTTAATGTCGTTGGTACCGACCCTGAACAGATTGATAACGCCGAAGATCGACACAAgttctcttccatcttggaTTCAGTCGGAGTTGATCAACCAGCCTGGACCGAAGCTACTTCTTTGGAGTCTGCTAAAGCCTTCGCCGCCAAGGTCGGATACCCTGTTCTCATCCGACCTTCATACGTTCTTTCCGGAGCAGCCATGAACGTAGTATGGGATGAAGCTTCGCTCGATAAGAACCTCACTGCCGCTACCGACGTATCACCTCTTCACCCTGTCGTTATCTCTCAATTCATCGACAATGCTCAGGAAATCGATGTGGATGCTGTAGCCCACAATGGAGAATTGTTGGTCCACGCCGTATCAGAACACGTTGAGAATGCCGGTGTTCACTCTGGAGATGCTACATTGGttttaccacctttctcactGCCTCCGACCGATTTGGACAGGTTCAAGGAGATTGCTCAGAAGGTAGCCAAGGCGTTCCAGATTTCTGGTCCATTCAATATGCAAATCATCAGGAAACCAGAAGAGAATGGTCAACCGGCTGAATTGAAGGTCATCGAATGTAATCTCCGAGCTTCTAGGTCTTTCCCATTCGTATCGAAAGTTTTGGGTAAGAATTTCATTGATGTTGCTGCTGCGGCTattat GGGAGAAAACGTTCCTGCTCCTGTTGATTTGATGAAAGAACAACGAGATTACGTTGCTATTAAGGTACCTCAATTCTCATGGACTCGATTACCTGGTGCGGACCCATTCTTAGGTGTCGAGATGGCTTCTACTGGTGAAGTCGCTTCGTTCGGTAAAGACGTTCACGAGGCATACTGGGCT GCATTACTCTCCGTTAATGGATTCAAATTACCAAAGAAGAACTCCGGTATTCTGCTCGGAGGAGATATCTCTCGATCTGAAATGCCAACCATCGCTTCCAACTTGTTATCACTCGGATTCAAACTATACACCTACGATCCCAAGGTCGAATCGTTCATAAACGAACAACCCAATTTGacaatcaagaagatctaCGTCCCAGTGAAAGATAAGCGAAAGTTGagagaggtattggaagagaatgaaatcTCGACTGTTATTGATATCGCTAGATCCCGAGCCGCCTCGACGGGTGAAGCTGAATATGCTGCTAGAAGAGCTGCAGTGGATTTCGGTATTCCC CTCATAAATAATGCCAAACTCGCTGTATTGCTCACTGAGACTTTACAAAAGAAATTCCACCAATCGCCATTACCTTATGTGGAAGGTACAAATCCACCTGAGGTGAAATCCTGGAGGGAGTTtgtaggtgaagaaagggCTTATTAG